The sequence CTCAGCCGCCAGCCATGCCGAAGCCAGCCCTGGGTCAGAGCAACGCGGAGCAACCGCTGCGGGTGCTGCTGTTCGCCTCACTGCGGGAGCGGGCCGGCTGGAGCGAACGGCAACTGGCCCTGCCGGCACGGGAGCCGGTCACGGCCCTGGAGATCTGGGAGCAGCTGGGACTCGCTGAGCCGGAACAACCAGCCTCCAGAACCTCCACCCCTCTCCGCCGGGGCTGGCCGGCCGGTCTGCGCGTTGCCATCAACCAGCGCTTCGCCGCGGCGGAGCAGCCCCTGCAGGCGGGCGACGAGCTGGCCTTCCTGCCGCCGATCAGCGGAGGTTGAGCGTGGAGCTGACCCTCGCGCTCCAGCCCCAGCCATTCGATCCGCTGCATCACCTGGAGGGCTGGCAGCGGGCGCAGGCCGATGGGCCACGTGGAGCCAGCGCCGCTGAAGCCTGGTTCATCGGCCGGGTGCGGGGCCACGACGGCCGGGGGGAGCCCCTGGAGGCCC is a genomic window of Cyanobium sp. NS01 containing:
- a CDS encoding MoaD/ThiS family protein produces the protein MPKPALGQSNAEQPLRVLLFASLRERAGWSERQLALPAREPVTALEIWEQLGLAEPEQPASRTSTPLRRGWPAGLRVAINQRFAAAEQPLQAGDELAFLPPISGG